A section of the Tissierellales bacterium genome encodes:
- a CDS encoding MerR family transcriptional regulator encodes MNDMKKYKISEVAKLFDITRTALIHYDNYGLLSPSIRNEKNYRYYTSDDLQKLELILALKESGLTLKEIQSYLTEEGKKTSIELLNHQKKEIDKKIETLKMQRYIIEKRLENLTELHSIDIYEGIKLNEYPEMIIIKEPIGYGPLMTYDSAVSRLRRKLEQEGSLSSKFGICFDTTHSDQLGKYKMKYIFDYLNAEGSALKSTKQPSSKFIRCLHKGKHTTVEITINKLLSYANEKNYIVSGEAYFIPLFNYWESISDEFVGEVLIPIKIKND; translated from the coding sequence ATGAATGATATGAAAAAATATAAAATTAGTGAAGTAGCAAAACTATTTGATATCACAAGAACCGCTCTAATCCATTACGACAACTATGGATTGCTATCTCCTTCAATTAGAAATGAAAAAAATTACCGCTATTACACTTCAGATGACCTGCAAAAACTTGAACTTATCCTAGCACTTAAAGAAAGCGGATTAACATTAAAAGAAATCCAATCTTACTTAACTGAAGAAGGCAAAAAAACGAGCATAGAACTATTGAATCACCAAAAGAAGGAAATAGATAAAAAAATTGAAACACTAAAAATGCAACGCTATATTATTGAAAAAAGATTAGAGAACTTAACAGAATTGCATAGTATAGATATCTATGAAGGCATCAAACTAAATGAATATCCTGAAATGATTATCATTAAAGAACCTATTGGTTATGGTCCACTTATGACTTACGATTCTGCAGTAAGCCGATTAAGAAGGAAACTAGAACAAGAAGGTTCACTTTCAAGCAAGTTTGGTATCTGCTTCGATACAACCCATTCGGATCAATTAGGCAAATACAAAATGAAATATATCTTTGATTACTTGAATGCAGAAGGAAGTGCTCTTAAATCAACAAAACAGCCAAGTAGTAAATTTATTAGATGCTTGCACAAAGGTAAACATACAACAGTTGAGATAACCATTAACAAACTATTATCCTATGCCAATGAAAAAAACTACATTGTTTCTGGAGAGGCATACTTCATACCTCTATTCAATTATTGGGAATCTATTTCAGATGAGTTTGTAGGCGAAGTTTTGATACCTATAAAAATAAAAAATGATTAG